The following are encoded in a window of Anopheles stephensi strain Indian chromosome X, UCI_ANSTEP_V1.0, whole genome shotgun sequence genomic DNA:
- the LOC118509495 gene encoding mannose-6-phosphate isomerase, with protein MEIIGKVMCYDWGKLGQQSFVAQLAQANNDQLEVKPDCPYAELWMGDHVNGPATVKRDGKGLDETIRADPVGMIGSAAGRLPFLLKVLSIRKALSVQVHPDKVEAEKLHRQFPDIYKDPNHKPELAIALTDFQALCGFRPYAEIGDLLQKSPELQELLGESVLTKFAATDESAVKIAYEQLMHSGPDAVQRCIERIADRMRSADTEPSELGDLFQRLYADFGCDVGVLSIYFLNYLRLKPGQAIYLAANVPHAYLDGDCVECMACSDNVVRAGLTPKFKDVDTLLRLVAYDCRPGDAMLFQPTLLNLLEEPFTRTFLPPVPDFAVAEISVPSRVGEYSVSNPAHGSILLVVGGKAKLTIAGSDEIMLSMGKIVFLPSSVGRKVLLVLEEAGEPFLAFQAMANDFE; from the exons atgGAGATCATCGGTAAAGTGATGTGCTACGACTGGGGCAAGCTTGGCCAGCAATCGTTCGTTGCCCAGCTCGCCCAGGCAAATAATGACCAGCTGGAGGTAAAGCCGGATTGTCCGTACGCCGAGCTATGGATGGGCGATCACGTAAACGGACCGGCTACGGTAAAACGGGACGGCAAAGGGCTGGACGAGACGATACGGGCCGATCCGGTCGGTATGATTGGATCAGCTGCGGGACGGTTACCGTTTCTGCTGAAGGTACTGAGCATCCGGAAGGCACTCAGTGTGCAGGTTCACCCGGACAAG GTCGAGGCAGAAAAGCTGCACCGTCAGTTTCCGGACATTTACAAAGATCCCAACCATAAGCCGGAGCTAGCTATCGCGCTGACCGATTTCCAGGCCCTATGTGGCTTTCGCCCGTACGCCGAGATCGGCGATTTGCTGCAAAAATCGCCTGAACTGCAGGAACTGCTAGGGGAAAGCGTGTTGACAAAATTTGCAGCCACCGACGAATCCGCCGTCAAGATTGCGTACGAACAGTTAATGCACAGCGGACCGGATGCTGTTCAACGGTGCATCGAACGTATCGCCGATCGTATGCGGTCCGCCGATACAGAACCCAGCGAACTGGGCGATCTGTTTCAGCGGCTCTATGCGGACTTTGGATGTGACGTTGGCGTGCTGTCGATCTACTTTCTCAACTACCTACGCTTAAAGCCCGGCCAGGCGATCTATCTTGCAGCGAACGTACCGCACGCCTACCTGGACGGTGACTGCGTGGAGTGTATGGCCTGCTCCGATAATGTGGTGCGGGCCGGATTGACTCCAAAGTTCAAGGATGTGGACACACTGCTCCGGCTGGTAGCTTACGACTGTCGGCCCGGTGACGCTATGCTGTTTCAGCCGACACTATTAAACCTGCTGGAGGAACCGTTCACGCGCACATTCTTGCCACCGGTGCCGGATTTTGCCGTGGCCGAGATAAGCGTACCGAGCCGCGTAGGGGAGTACAGCGTAAGCAATCCGGCCCATGGGTCCATACTGCTTGTTGTAGGTGGAAAAGCAAAGCTAACGATTGCTGGTTCGGACGAAATCATGCTGAGCATGGGAAAAATCGTCTTCCTCCCTAGCAGCGTGGGCAGAaaggtgctgctggtgctggaggaAGCAGGAGAACCGTTCCTAGCGTTCCAGGCCATGGCCAATGATTTCGAATGA
- the LOC118509460 gene encoding peroxidase: MIRLIAIAAAIAIGGIDGQFLAFDQHATECALYVNGPGKSSAFDYNLNLFRGTIAPLHAEPTTCITYDAINQAYLDARKRIRVSQPKGDWKTEDIATVGELLLDISIQLARTYGLSYEEIEKGLPSIDTSKTLIREVCPAFLSGVECRPGKYRRVDGLCNNLKHPTWGAAMTPFQRLIGPLYADGINAPRISITGHDLPLSRVVSRTIHPDEGYHDHAGTVFVIAWGQFMDHDFTLTATPLDPINRNDPEECCKRPPHLKHPYCNEIRVPDDDYFYRLFNVKCIDFVRGFPSPRAGCRLGSRQQFNTLTSVIDGNTIYGVNEKFTRKLRTGYNGLLRMNPVFAEYGLKDLLPLKLDIPDEGCTRPNKSMFCFEAGEIRVNEQLVLTCMHTLLAREHNRIATELGKINPHWDDETLFQEARRINIAIIQHITYNEFLPILLGKEVMEKFGLLTQKEGYWDGYDENINPAIIDSFASAAFRFGHSLLPTAVERWSKAHKFIASKRLSDLIRRPYDLYRAGVYDEYLMGLMNQVAQAMDDSITQEVTNHLFKKEGARFGMDLVSFNMQRGREFGVPGYMEFRKFCGLPTSDNFEELFGSMPNETVRRYESIFEHPADVDLWSGGVSERSLPGSMLGPTFACIIATQFSYVRRGDRFWYELPNQPSSFTPEQLQEIRKAKLARLICDNTDLIDTVQIYPMVLPDHEINPRVPCKSGILPSIDLSKWADYGHETHSPHQYQFLNDIPETIGFK; the protein is encoded by the exons GTTAATAGCAATAGCTGCGGCTATTGCAATCGGTGGTATCGATGGTCAGTTTCTGGCCTTCGATCAACACGCAACCGAGTGCGCACTGTACGTGAACGGACCGGGCAAGTCGTCCGCGTTCGACTACAACCTCAACCTGTTCCGTGGCACAAT TGCACCGCTGCATGCCGAACCGACCACCTGTATTACGTACGATGCCATCAACCAGGCGTACCTGGATGCCCGGAAGCGGATCCGCGTATCGCAACCGAAAGGTGACTGGAAGACGGAAGACATCGCGACCGTCGGTGAGCTGCTGCTAGACATCTCGATTCAGCTTGCCAGAAC GTACGGTTTGTCGTACGAAGAGATCGAGAAGGGTCTCCCATCGATCGACACCTCCAAAACACTGATCCGTGAGGTATGTCCAGCGTTCCTGTCCGGTGTGGAGTGTCGCCCGGGCAAGTACCGCCGGGTGGATGGGCTTTGCAACAATCTGAAGCATCCAACATGGGGTGCAGCGATGACACCGTTCCAGCGGCTGATCGGACCACTGTACGCGGATGGCATCAACGCACCGCGCATCTCGATTACCGGTCACGATCTGCCCCTGTCGCGTGTCGTGTCCCGCACGATCCATCCGGACGAGGGTTACCATGATCATGCCGGTACGGTGTTCGTTATCGCATGGGGACAGTTTATGGATCACGACTTTACGCTCACTGCCACGCCGCTCGATCCGATCAACCGTAACGATCCGGAGGAGTGCTGCAAACGGCCACCCCATCTGAAGCACCCGTACTGTAATGAGATTCGCGTCCCGGACGACGACTACTTCTACCGGCTGTTTAACGTCAAGTGTATCGATTTCGTGCGCGGTTTCCCATCGCCCCGTGCCGGCTGTCGGCTCGGATCGCGCCAACAGTTCAACACGCTTACCTCCGTCATCGATGGTAACACGATCTACGGTGTGAATGAGAAGTTTACCAGGAAACTGCGCACCGGGTACAATGGACTGTTGCGCATGAACCCGGTGTTTGCCGAGTACGGGCTGAAGGATCTGTTGCCGCTGAAGCTGGACATTCCGGACGAGGGTTGTACGCGACCGAACAAGAGCATGTTCTGCTTCGAGGCGGGAGAGATCCGTGTGAACGAGCAGCTGGTACTGACCTGCATGCATACGCTGCTGGCCCGCGAACACAACCGCATCGCGACCGAGCTCGGCAAGATCAATCCGCACTGGGACGATGAAACGCTGTTCCAGGAGGCGCGCCGTATTAACATCGCCATCATCCAGCACATCACGTACAACGAGTTCCTGCCGATTCTGCTCGGCAAGGAGGTGATGGAGAAGTTCGGGCTGCTCACGCAGAAGGAAGGCTACTGGGATGGGTATGACGAGAACATCAACCCGGCCATCATTGATTCGTTCGCTTCGGCTGCGTTCCGTTTCGGACACTCGCTGCTACCGACTGCCGTCGAGCGTTGGTCGAAGGCACACAAGTTTATCGCTTCCAAGCGTCTGTCGGATCTGATTCGTCGTCCGTACGATCTGTACCGGGCGGGTGTGTACGACGAGTACCTGATGGGACTGATGAACCAGGTGGCCCAGGCGATGGATGACTCGATCACGCAGGAAGTTACGAACCATCTGTTCAAGAAGGAGGGTGCCCGGTTCGGTATGGATCTGGTGTCGTTCAATATGCAGCGTGGCCGCGAGTTCGGTGTGCCTGGTTACATGGAGTTCCGCaagttctgcgggctgcccaCGTCCGACAACTTCGAGGAGCTGTTCGGTTCCATGCCCAACGAGACGGTGCGCCGGTACGAGAGTATCTTCGA ACATCCAGCTGATGTGGATCTGTGGTCTGGAGGTGTGTCCGAGCGTTCGTTGCCTGGTTCGATGTTGGGACCTACCTTCGCCTGCATCATCGCCACCCAGTTCAGCTACGTGCGACGCGGCGATCGATTCTGGTACGAGCTGCCAAACCAGCCGTCCTCCTTCACGCCGGAACAGCTGCAGGAGATCCGTAAGGCGAAGCTTGCCCGTCTGATCTGCGACAACACTGACCTGATCGATACTGTGCAGATCTACCCGATGGTGCTGCCAGATCACGAAAT TAATCCCCGAGTGCCATGCAAGAGTGGAATTCTTCCTTCCATCGATCTGTCCAAGTGGGCCGACTATGGTCACGAGACTCACTCACCTCACCAATAT CAATTCTTGAACGACATCCCGGAAACGATTGGATTCAAATAG